A genomic stretch from Desulfatirhabdium butyrativorans DSM 18734 includes:
- a CDS encoding DUF3786 domain-containing protein, whose translation MALSVIDLYRKVLPRTNCRDCGFATCMAFASMVVSEKLPLSQCPHLTDEMLARYQPELDRQYEAGKWTKKDPAQDALIWAQQRAASMNIADLPERIGGVLVQDGGKAYLDLPYFTGSVLISDTGIRKSDGAPLDRWEQVFLYNHLAQGGKRSPIGKWKAFDQIPNTVSKVKSMKAHVENVLQERFQRKVDELKRACEAIGGRAPTETELPSGEGASDLAMVFHPLPRIPVLLLFWDAEPDEGFDAKLKLLFDETIVEHLDIESILFLSEHLTRRLCEHPDRGDR comes from the coding sequence ATGGCCCTTTCCGTCATCGATCTGTACCGAAAAGTGCTGCCGAGAACCAATTGCCGGGATTGCGGCTTTGCCACCTGCATGGCCTTCGCCTCCATGGTGGTTTCCGAAAAGCTTCCGCTATCCCAATGCCCCCATCTGACCGATGAAATGCTGGCGCGTTACCAGCCGGAGCTCGATCGGCAATATGAAGCCGGAAAATGGACCAAGAAAGACCCGGCCCAGGACGCCCTGATTTGGGCGCAGCAAAGGGCTGCCTCCATGAACATCGCCGACCTGCCGGAGCGCATCGGCGGCGTGCTCGTTCAGGATGGCGGCAAAGCATACCTCGATCTACCCTATTTCACCGGCTCTGTGCTGATTTCCGATACCGGCATCCGCAAATCCGACGGAGCGCCGCTGGATCGCTGGGAGCAGGTTTTTCTCTACAATCACCTGGCGCAGGGCGGCAAGCGTTCACCCATCGGAAAATGGAAAGCCTTCGATCAAATCCCCAACACGGTCTCGAAGGTGAAATCCATGAAGGCTCATGTGGAAAACGTGCTGCAGGAGCGGTTTCAGCGGAAGGTTGATGAATTGAAGAGGGCCTGTGAGGCCATTGGCGGCAGAGCGCCCACAGAGACGGAGCTGCCATCGGGGGAAGGCGCTTCCGATCTGGCCATGGTGTTTCATCCCCTGCCCCGCATCCCGGTGCTGCTGCTGTTCTGGGATGCCGAACCCGATGAAGGATTCGATGCCAAGCTCAAGCTGCTCTTCGATGAAACCATCGTCGAGCATCTCGATATCGAATCGATCCTGTTCCTGAGCGAACATCTCACCAGACGCCTGTGCGAGCACCCGGATCGAGGTGATCGATGA
- a CDS encoding aldehyde ferredoxin oxidoreductase family protein — translation MDKILRIDVGAAGGPSFRIEPIGAYAGLGGRALTSTIVAKEVPPLCHPLGEDNKLVIAPGLLSGSAAAMSGRISIGCKSPLTGGIKEANSGGQAAQVLGRLGYAAIVLEGKPQNDTLYKVFINKDGVKIAPDNSLKGLGNYDLIDKVKAEYGDKVACISIGPAGEMKMSAASVAITDMEMRPTRHAGRGGVGAVMGSKNIKLIVLDDAGCPMRSAADPEAFKEANKNFVQGLKKHPVTGQGLPAYGTNVLTNVINEAGGYPTNNFSTGRFAGAGKISGETQAQTEQERGGDPTHGCHKGCVIRCSGIYVDKNGKFVTKQPEYETVWAHGGNCGIDDLDAIALLDRMDDDFGLDTIEMGATIGVAMEAGLAKFGDAQAAIELVKEVGKGTHLGRILGNGAAVTGKVFGVERVPVVKGQAMPAYDPRAVQGIGVTYATSTMGADHTAGYAVTANVLGVGGNVNALKPEGQVELSRNLQIATTAIDSTGMCLFIAFAILDQPETFGALVDMIGAFVGKKMTADDVVNLGKSVLKTEREFNLAAGLSKADDRLPAFMKKEALAPHNVVFGVSDEELDQLYNW, via the coding sequence ATGGACAAAATTCTTCGGATCGACGTAGGAGCGGCAGGCGGACCATCGTTTCGGATCGAGCCGATCGGCGCGTACGCCGGTCTTGGTGGACGAGCACTCACCTCGACCATCGTGGCGAAGGAAGTCCCGCCGCTTTGCCATCCGCTTGGCGAAGACAACAAACTCGTCATCGCCCCCGGTCTGTTGAGCGGATCGGCCGCAGCCATGTCGGGAAGAATTTCCATCGGCTGCAAAAGCCCGCTGACCGGCGGCATCAAGGAAGCCAATTCCGGCGGCCAGGCCGCCCAGGTGCTGGGAAGGCTCGGATACGCCGCCATCGTGCTCGAAGGAAAACCGCAGAATGACACGCTCTATAAGGTGTTCATCAACAAGGACGGCGTGAAGATCGCACCGGACAACAGCCTCAAGGGGCTGGGCAATTACGATCTGATCGACAAGGTCAAGGCCGAATATGGCGACAAGGTGGCCTGCATTTCCATTGGCCCGGCGGGCGAAATGAAAATGTCCGCTGCATCCGTCGCCATCACCGACATGGAAATGCGGCCAACCCGCCATGCCGGAAGAGGCGGCGTAGGCGCGGTCATGGGATCGAAAAACATCAAGCTCATCGTTCTGGACGATGCCGGATGCCCCATGCGAAGCGCTGCCGATCCGGAAGCCTTCAAGGAAGCCAACAAGAATTTCGTCCAGGGCCTCAAGAAACATCCGGTTACCGGTCAGGGCCTTCCGGCTTACGGCACCAACGTGCTGACCAATGTCATCAACGAGGCGGGCGGTTATCCCACGAACAATTTCTCGACCGGCCGATTTGCAGGCGCCGGCAAAATCAGCGGCGAAACCCAGGCGCAAACCGAACAGGAACGCGGCGGCGATCCGACCCACGGATGCCACAAGGGATGCGTCATCCGCTGCTCCGGCATTTATGTGGACAAGAACGGGAAATTCGTCACGAAGCAGCCGGAATATGAGACCGTATGGGCGCACGGCGGCAACTGCGGCATCGACGATCTGGACGCCATCGCCCTGCTGGATCGGATGGACGATGATTTCGGTCTGGATACCATCGAAATGGGCGCAACCATTGGTGTCGCCATGGAAGCGGGTCTGGCCAAATTCGGGGATGCCCAGGCGGCCATCGAGCTGGTGAAGGAAGTCGGAAAAGGCACGCATCTGGGCCGAATCCTCGGAAACGGCGCGGCGGTCACCGGCAAGGTTTTCGGCGTGGAGCGCGTTCCGGTCGTCAAGGGCCAGGCCATGCCGGCCTATGACCCAAGGGCCGTCCAGGGAATCGGCGTAACCTACGCCACTTCCACCATGGGCGCGGATCACACGGCGGGCTATGCCGTCACGGCCAACGTGCTGGGCGTCGGCGGAAACGTCAATGCCCTCAAACCCGAAGGCCAGGTGGAGCTCTCCCGGAATTTGCAGATCGCCACCACAGCCATCGACTCCACCGGCATGTGCCTGTTCATCGCCTTTGCCATCCTCGATCAACCCGAAACGTTCGGCGCTCTGGTCGATATGATCGGGGCGTTTGTCGGCAAGAAAATGACGGCGGACGATGTCGTGAACCTCGGCAAGAGCGTGCTGAAAACCGAACGGGAATTCAACCTCGCCGCCGGTCTGAGCAAGGCCGACGACAGGCTGCCCGCATTCATGAAGAAAGAGGCCCTCGCGCCGCACAACGTCGTCTTCGGCGTCAGTGACGAAGAGCTGGATCAGTTGTACAACTGGTAA
- the serC gene encoding 3-phosphoserine/phosphohydroxythreonine transaminase, whose product MPQHRIHNFNAGPAALPLPVLEEIQASFLNFNQSGMSITEVSHRSKWFDDVINDAVARTKRLLKLDDRYHVLFLQGGASLQFAMIPMNLLKDGESADYVNTGTWATKAIDEARILGKQHRVAASSKDKDFSYIPKNIAFDPKAVYVHITSNNTIKGTQWAAYPETGGVPLVADMSSDFLSRPFDASKFGLIYAGAQKNIGPAGVCLVIIREDMLQKTPDNLPTMLKYTTHASKNSMYNTPPCFGVYTIQLVLKWLEETIGGLDKMAAINQQKASLLYRTIDASQFYRGTAQADSRSLMNVTFRLPSEDLEKKFIEEATKNDFGGLKGHRSVGGCRASIYNATGLKSVEALVDFMKAFEQKNG is encoded by the coding sequence ATGCCCCAACATCGTATCCACAATTTCAACGCAGGCCCCGCGGCCCTTCCCCTGCCCGTTCTCGAAGAAATCCAGGCATCCTTCCTGAATTTCAACCAGTCCGGCATGTCCATCACCGAGGTCAGCCATCGATCCAAATGGTTCGATGACGTCATCAACGATGCGGTGGCCCGCACCAAAAGACTGCTGAAACTCGACGACCGGTATCATGTGCTGTTCCTTCAGGGCGGAGCGAGCCTGCAGTTTGCCATGATCCCGATGAACCTTCTGAAAGACGGGGAATCCGCAGACTACGTCAACACCGGCACCTGGGCAACCAAGGCCATCGACGAGGCCAGAATCCTCGGCAAGCAGCACCGCGTGGCCGCCTCCAGCAAGGACAAGGATTTTTCCTATATCCCCAAAAACATCGCCTTCGACCCCAAGGCCGTTTATGTGCACATCACCAGCAACAACACGATCAAGGGTACCCAGTGGGCCGCCTATCCGGAAACCGGCGGCGTGCCGCTTGTCGCGGACATGTCCTCGGATTTCCTGAGCAGGCCCTTCGATGCATCGAAATTCGGTCTCATTTACGCAGGCGCCCAGAAAAATATCGGGCCTGCAGGCGTTTGCCTGGTCATCATCCGCGAGGACATGCTCCAGAAAACCCCGGACAATCTGCCGACCATGCTTAAATACACGACCCATGCATCCAAGAATTCCATGTACAACACCCCGCCGTGCTTCGGCGTGTACACCATCCAGCTCGTGTTGAAATGGCTGGAGGAAACCATCGGCGGGCTGGACAAGATGGCGGCCATCAATCAGCAAAAAGCCTCGCTGCTCTACCGGACCATCGACGCGAGCCAGTTCTATCGGGGCACGGCCCAAGCCGACTCCAGATCCCTGATGAACGTCACCTTCCGGCTGCCTTCCGAGGATCTCGAAAAGAAATTCATCGAAGAAGCCACCAAAAATGATTTCGGTGGCTTAAAAGGACACCGAAGCGTCGGCGGTTGCCGGGCTTCCATTTACAATGCGACCGGATTGAAATCCGTCGAAGCCCTCGTCGATTTCATGAAGGCATTCGAGCAGAAAAACGGATAG
- the larC gene encoding nickel pincer cofactor biosynthesis protein LarC has protein sequence MKILHVDGSCGASGDMLLGALIDAGASLDVLNRTIDRLRLPGVALQARQVRSHGLGATRAIVSIPEDLQPHRHLSQILAIIEEAALDPWITQRSVAVFRRLAAAESKVHGIPIEEVHFHEIGALDTIVDIVGTVAAIAMLRPDRIHCSALNTGSGTVHCAHGRLPVPAPATAELIRGFPAYGSDIPFELLTPTGAALLTTLAEDFGPMPPMRIDCIGYGAGTHDIGRPNLLRVFIGDNIPHADTAPPDISGLETDRVGVIETQIDDMTPECLVSVMENLLAAGAIDAIIAPVQMKKGRTGFWMQVLVEPSDLGRIARSLLQETTTFGIRWQLESRIKLSREIRSTETPYGPIRMKIGWMDGKPVQISPEYEDCRLAAQHAGIPVHRIMNEARATFHLTSEFHDVERKNHDSPDRYRITDAKHL, from the coding sequence ATGAAAATTCTGCATGTTGACGGCTCCTGCGGCGCATCGGGCGACATGTTGCTCGGCGCCTTGATCGATGCCGGCGCTAGCCTCGATGTGCTGAACCGGACCATCGATCGGCTCCGTCTTCCCGGCGTAGCGCTCCAGGCGCGGCAAGTCCGATCCCATGGCCTTGGCGCAACACGGGCAATCGTCTCCATCCCAGAAGACCTGCAGCCACACCGCCACCTCAGCCAAATTCTTGCCATCATCGAAGAAGCCGCTCTCGATCCCTGGATCACCCAAAGGAGTGTCGCGGTTTTTCGCAGACTGGCAGCGGCCGAATCCAAAGTCCATGGCATTCCGATCGAAGAGGTGCATTTCCATGAAATCGGCGCCTTGGATACCATCGTCGATATCGTCGGTACCGTCGCCGCTATCGCCATGCTCCGTCCGGATCGGATCCATTGCTCGGCCCTGAATACCGGAAGCGGAACGGTGCATTGCGCCCACGGCCGGCTCCCGGTTCCGGCGCCGGCAACGGCCGAGCTGATCCGGGGTTTTCCCGCTTATGGCAGCGACATCCCCTTCGAGTTGCTGACCCCGACAGGGGCGGCGCTGCTCACGACCCTTGCCGAGGATTTCGGCCCCATGCCCCCCATGCGCATCGATTGCATCGGGTACGGGGCCGGAACGCACGATATCGGAAGGCCGAATCTCCTGAGGGTTTTCATTGGAGACAACATTCCGCATGCCGATACGGCGCCGCCGGACATTTCCGGACTCGAAACCGATCGGGTGGGCGTCATCGAAACCCAGATCGACGACATGACACCGGAGTGCCTCGTCTCGGTCATGGAAAACCTCCTGGCTGCCGGAGCAATCGATGCCATCATCGCTCCTGTCCAGATGAAGAAGGGCAGGACGGGATTCTGGATGCAGGTGCTCGTCGAACCATCCGATCTGGGCCGAATCGCCAGGTCCCTGCTGCAGGAGACGACGACATTTGGAATTCGCTGGCAGCTGGAGAGCCGGATTAAACTCTCCCGGGAAATTCGTTCAACAGAAACGCCGTATGGACCCATCCGCATGAAAATCGGCTGGATGGACGGGAAACCGGTCCAGATTTCGCCCGAATACGAGGATTGCAGGCTTGCCGCCCAACATGCAGGCATTCCGGTTCACCGCATCATGAATGAAGCCCGCGCCACTTTCCATTTGACTTCTGAATTCCATGATGTAGAAAGAAAGAATCACGATTCACCAGATCGTTATCGCATTACCGATGCGAAGCATCTATAA
- the larB gene encoding nickel pincer cofactor biosynthesis protein LarB — MDPKELHELLQSVRNNTTGIDEAIERLRLLPFENLGYARIDHHRSLRNGIGEVIYCAGKTDEQITGIVQSMVSRSSNILATRIGETSVRKIEALGIPVQYHAIARIAVIRPQPADAIGHIAVISAGTSDMPVAEEAAITAETLGNRVTRLYDAGVAGIHRLLLARTEWIDAHAIVVVAGMEGALASVVGGMAACPVIAVPTSVGYGASFGGLAALLAMLNSCAVGVSVVNIDNGFGAACQASLINHLAAGNPNRADLADTTHRPAESPISPDSERKGS; from the coding sequence ATGGACCCGAAAGAACTCCACGAACTGCTGCAATCCGTTCGGAACAACACCACCGGCATCGATGAAGCCATCGAGCGGCTTCGCCTGCTGCCATTCGAAAACCTCGGCTATGCGCGGATCGATCACCACCGCTCGCTTCGAAACGGCATCGGCGAGGTCATTTACTGCGCCGGAAAAACGGACGAGCAGATTACCGGCATTGTCCAGTCCATGGTCTCGCGCTCTTCCAACATTCTGGCCACCCGGATCGGCGAAACGAGCGTCCGGAAAATCGAAGCCCTCGGCATCCCCGTGCAATATCACGCGATCGCCCGCATCGCCGTCATCCGGCCCCAACCCGCAGATGCCATCGGCCACATCGCCGTCATATCGGCCGGGACATCCGACATGCCGGTTGCCGAAGAGGCGGCCATCACCGCCGAAACCCTCGGCAACCGGGTAACACGGCTCTACGACGCCGGCGTCGCAGGCATCCACAGACTGCTGCTGGCCCGGACGGAATGGATCGATGCCCATGCCATCGTGGTTGTGGCCGGAATGGAGGGTGCTCTGGCCAGCGTCGTCGGCGGGATGGCCGCATGCCCCGTCATCGCCGTGCCGACCAGTGTGGGTTATGGCGCCAGTTTCGGGGGCCTTGCGGCACTGCTCGCCATGCTGAATTCCTGCGCCGTCGGGGTCTCGGTCGTCAACATCGACAACGGTTTCGGCGCGGCATGCCAGGCAAGCCTCATCAACCACCTGGCTGCAGGCAACCCCAACCGGGCCGATCTGGCAGACACCACGCATCGCCCGGCCGAATCGCCCATTTCACCGGATTCAGAAAGAAAGGGTTCATGA
- the larE gene encoding ATP-dependent sacrificial sulfur transferase LarE, whose protein sequence is MNPAAETIESKWQRLLNCLKAIDRPAVLFSGGVDSTLLLHACRIACGQEAVAAVTAMSPLMTAAERQDAGSLARELGIRHVAAETDECASADFCANPKDRCAICKRIRLRAFLDALPESAIFLDGENADDVAEERPGRAVSDAFGVRHPLLEAGLSKADIRRLAKQADLRVWDRPANACLATRIPCGQRITRDKLHRIEICENHFRKCTGIRVLRVRHDGSIARIEMPVEDMRRLKPESVIGITDFFRNAGFDAVLLDLEGYRSGGPRMPLSPSAPESIGANP, encoded by the coding sequence ATGAACCCTGCAGCAGAAACCATCGAGTCCAAATGGCAGCGCCTCCTGAATTGCCTGAAGGCAATCGATCGGCCGGCTGTTCTCTTTTCCGGCGGCGTGGACAGCACCCTGCTCCTGCATGCCTGCCGGATTGCCTGCGGACAAGAGGCGGTTGCTGCCGTAACGGCCATGTCGCCGCTGATGACTGCCGCCGAGCGGCAGGATGCCGGCTCGCTGGCCAGAGAATTGGGGATCCGGCATGTCGCCGCCGAAACGGACGAATGCGCATCAGCCGATTTCTGCGCCAATCCGAAAGATCGCTGCGCGATATGCAAGCGCATCCGGCTGCGGGCTTTTCTGGATGCCCTGCCCGAGAGCGCCATTTTTCTGGACGGCGAAAACGCCGATGACGTGGCCGAGGAGCGGCCGGGCCGGGCCGTGTCCGATGCCTTCGGCGTCCGTCATCCCCTCCTGGAAGCCGGCCTCTCCAAGGCGGACATCCGCCGCCTGGCCAAACAGGCGGATCTTCGGGTGTGGGACCGGCCTGCCAATGCCTGCCTGGCCACCCGAATCCCCTGCGGCCAGCGCATCACCCGAGACAAGCTGCACCGGATCGAAATCTGCGAAAATCATTTCCGGAAATGCACCGGCATCCGGGTGTTGCGCGTTCGCCATGACGGCTCAATCGCCCGAATCGAGATGCCTGTGGAAGACATGCGCCGGTTGAAGCCGGAATCGGTCATTGGCATAACCGATTTTTTCCGGAATGCCGGTTTCGATGCCGTCCTGCTGGATCTGGAAGGTTATCGAAGCGGCGGGCCCCGGATGCCGCTGAGTCCCTCCGCTCCCGAATCCATTGGTGCTAACCCCTGA
- a CDS encoding NADP-dependent malic enzyme, giving the protein MEPRPGKIEVVPSKPCLTQHDLSLAYTPGVAVPCLEIQRMPDYAYDYTSKGNLVGLITNGTAVLGLGHIGPLAGKPVMEGKAVLFKRFADIDVFDIEVNTTDPDEFIRTVRLLEPTFGGINLEDIKAPDCFYIEETLQKQMSIPVFHDDQHGTAIISSAALLNACLLTGKKMENLHIVVNGAGAAGIACASMYVELGCRRENIVLVDTRGVIYKGREKGMNPYKEAFAADTTCRTLEEAAQGADVLVGLSVKGAFTPEMLKSLAAKPVVFALANPDAEIDYDVAKSVRPDAIVATGRSDYPNQVNNVLGFPFIFRGALDVRAKAINSEMKLAAARKLAELAREDVPDSVIRAYSGKPFRFGPDYIIPKPLDSRVLLTVTPAVANAAVESGVARISLPSPKNYIQILETRLGPEREIMRKIISMAQRNPKKIVLPEGNHPTIIRAAHQALREGIAQPLLLGNEAEIRFIAKDMNVSLDGIEILDHLKSPLFEAFSEKLFNKRARKGWSPAETRWQMRNRLIFGAMMVDEGMVHGQVHGISRSYPDSIRPVLQVIPKRPGVSKVSGIYMMIFRGQTIFLADTTVNIDPSAEDLAEIALLSAEMVRFFDIKPVIAMLSFSNFGSTRHPHARRVEKAVEIARMRNPDLVIDGEMQADTAVSEDILNKLYPFNRLGTPANVLVFPNLDAGNAAYKLLNRLGGAKAVGPFLMGISKPFNVLQRDTDMENVVNVIAFTVAQSR; this is encoded by the coding sequence ATGGAACCACGGCCTGGAAAAATCGAGGTCGTTCCGAGCAAACCCTGTCTGACCCAGCATGACCTGAGTCTCGCCTACACCCCCGGTGTGGCTGTGCCCTGCCTGGAAATTCAGCGGATGCCCGATTATGCCTACGATTACACTTCCAAAGGCAATCTGGTCGGTCTCATCACCAACGGCACGGCGGTTCTGGGCCTCGGGCACATCGGCCCCCTGGCCGGAAAACCCGTCATGGAAGGAAAGGCCGTTCTGTTCAAGCGGTTTGCGGACATCGACGTGTTCGATATCGAAGTCAATACAACCGATCCCGACGAGTTCATCCGGACGGTGCGTCTGCTCGAACCCACTTTCGGCGGCATCAATCTCGAAGACATCAAGGCGCCGGATTGCTTCTATATCGAGGAAACCCTCCAGAAACAGATGTCGATTCCGGTGTTTCACGACGACCAGCACGGAACGGCCATCATTTCCAGCGCCGCCCTGCTCAACGCCTGCCTGCTGACCGGGAAAAAGATGGAGAACCTCCATATCGTTGTCAACGGCGCAGGGGCCGCAGGCATCGCCTGCGCTTCCATGTATGTGGAGCTTGGATGCCGCAGGGAAAATATCGTGCTGGTCGATACCCGCGGTGTCATTTACAAGGGCCGAGAAAAAGGGATGAATCCCTACAAGGAAGCCTTTGCCGCGGATACAACCTGCAGGACCCTCGAAGAGGCCGCCCAAGGCGCGGATGTGCTGGTCGGCCTCTCCGTCAAAGGCGCATTCACTCCGGAAATGCTCAAATCGCTTGCCGCAAAGCCTGTCGTTTTTGCACTCGCCAATCCGGACGCCGAAATCGACTACGATGTGGCCAAATCCGTCCGGCCCGACGCCATCGTGGCTACCGGCCGATCCGATTATCCCAACCAGGTCAACAACGTCCTCGGCTTCCCGTTCATTTTCCGGGGAGCTCTCGATGTGCGGGCCAAAGCCATCAATTCCGAGATGAAGCTCGCGGCCGCCCGAAAACTTGCCGAGCTGGCCCGTGAGGACGTCCCGGACTCCGTCATTCGCGCATACAGCGGCAAACCGTTTCGCTTCGGCCCCGACTACATCATCCCCAAGCCACTCGATTCCCGGGTGCTTCTGACCGTCACCCCGGCAGTCGCCAATGCGGCCGTCGAAAGCGGTGTGGCCCGAATTTCGCTGCCCAGCCCCAAAAATTATATCCAGATACTGGAAACCCGGCTCGGGCCGGAACGGGAAATCATGCGCAAGATCATTTCGATGGCCCAGCGCAATCCCAAGAAAATCGTGCTGCCGGAAGGCAACCACCCCACCATCATCCGGGCGGCCCATCAAGCGCTTCGGGAAGGAATCGCCCAGCCGCTGCTGCTCGGCAACGAAGCCGAAATCCGCTTCATTGCCAAAGACATGAACGTATCGCTCGATGGCATCGAGATCCTCGATCACCTGAAAAGCCCGCTGTTCGAAGCTTTTTCCGAAAAGCTGTTTAACAAGCGCGCCAGAAAGGGCTGGTCGCCTGCGGAAACCCGCTGGCAGATGCGAAACCGTCTCATTTTCGGCGCCATGATGGTCGACGAGGGGATGGTGCATGGCCAGGTACACGGCATCAGCCGCTCCTATCCGGACTCGATCCGCCCCGTACTTCAGGTTATTCCCAAGCGGCCGGGGGTTTCCAAGGTCAGCGGCATCTACATGATGATCTTTCGCGGGCAAACCATTTTTCTGGCCGACACCACCGTCAATATCGATCCGAGCGCCGAAGACCTGGCCGAAATCGCCCTGCTCTCCGCCGAAATGGTGCGGTTTTTCGACATCAAGCCCGTCATCGCCATGCTCTCCTTTTCCAATTTCGGCAGCACCCGCCATCCCCATGCCCGGCGGGTGGAGAAAGCCGTCGAAATCGCCAGGATGCGGAATCCGGATCTGGTCATCGACGGGGAAATGCAGGCCGATACCGCCGTCAGCGAAGATATTCTGAACAAGCTCTATCCCTTCAACAGGCTCGGCACCCCGGCGAATGTTCTGGTGTTTCCGAACCTGGACGCCGGAAACGCCGCATACAAGCTGCTCAACCGCCTGGGCGGCGCAAAGGCCGTCGGGCCTTTCCTGATGGGGATCAGCAAGCCCTTCAATGTCCTGCAGCGGGATACGGACATGGAAAACGTCGTCAATGTCATCGCATTTACGGTGGCCCAGTCCAGGTGA
- the ahcY gene encoding adenosylhomocysteinase, which yields MYEGTMQLRRDAGGILLRDLSLPYKVADISLAEFGNKEMRLAENEMPGLMAVRQKYGPQQPLKGLRITGSLHMTIQTAMLIETLKILGADIRWASCNIFSTQDHAAAAIAANGSAAVFAWKGETLEEFWWCTEQALLWPDGKGPDLIVDDGGDATLYVHQGVKAEKNPKLLQETYTNPDLKCLMDRLRVSHEADPKLWQTVASRIRGVSEETTTGVHRLYHLAKTGELLFPAFNVNDSVTKSKFDNLYGCRESLADGIKRATDIMVAGKVVVVCGYGDVGKGCAQSMKGFGARVIVTEIDPICALQAAMEGYQVMTMEEAAPIGDIFVTATGCCQVITGSHMEQMKNEAIICNIGHFDNEIDMRYLESNPSCKKENIKPQVDRWALASGRSIIMLAEGRLVNLGCATGHPSFVMSASFTNQCLAQIALATGRYEKQVYTLPKTLDEEVARLHLDKLGAHLSRLTQTQADYLGVPVEGPFKPEYYRY from the coding sequence ATGTACGAAGGTACGATGCAATTGCGGCGAGATGCCGGCGGGATTCTTCTGCGGGACCTGTCCCTGCCCTACAAGGTGGCCGATATCTCCCTTGCGGAATTCGGCAACAAGGAAATGCGGCTGGCAGAAAACGAGATGCCGGGCCTGATGGCCGTTCGGCAGAAATACGGCCCCCAACAACCCCTGAAAGGGCTTCGCATCACGGGAAGCCTGCACATGACCATTCAAACGGCCATGCTCATCGAAACCCTGAAAATTCTGGGTGCGGACATCCGGTGGGCAAGCTGCAACATTTTCTCCACACAGGACCATGCCGCAGCGGCCATTGCGGCAAACGGCTCGGCTGCCGTGTTCGCCTGGAAAGGGGAAACCCTCGAAGAATTCTGGTGGTGCACGGAGCAGGCCCTTCTGTGGCCGGACGGCAAAGGCCCGGACCTCATCGTGGATGACGGCGGGGATGCCACCCTCTATGTCCATCAGGGCGTCAAGGCCGAGAAAAACCCGAAGCTTCTTCAGGAGACCTACACGAATCCCGATCTGAAATGCCTGATGGACCGGCTGCGGGTGTCCCACGAAGCCGACCCGAAGCTGTGGCAAACCGTGGCGTCCCGTATCCGGGGCGTTTCAGAGGAAACCACCACCGGCGTGCACCGGCTCTACCATCTGGCCAAAACGGGCGAACTGCTGTTTCCGGCTTTCAACGTGAACGATTCGGTTACCAAATCGAAATTCGACAACCTCTACGGGTGCCGCGAGTCCCTGGCGGATGGCATCAAACGCGCCACGGACATCATGGTTGCCGGAAAAGTCGTTGTCGTTTGCGGTTACGGTGATGTGGGCAAAGGATGCGCCCAATCGATGAAAGGCTTCGGCGCACGGGTGATCGTCACCGAAATCGATCCCATCTGCGCGCTCCAGGCGGCGATGGAAGGCTACCAGGTAATGACCATGGAGGAGGCCGCGCCGATCGGTGACATTTTCGTAACCGCTACCGGCTGCTGCCAGGTCATCACGGGCAGCCACATGGAGCAGATGAAAAACGAGGCCATCATCTGCAACATCGGTCATTTCGACAATGAAATCGACATGCGGTACCTGGAAAGCAACCCCTCCTGCAAGAAGGAAAATATCAAACCGCAGGTGGACAGATGGGCCCTGGCCTCCGGCCGATCCATCATCATGCTTGCGGAAGGCAGGCTGGTCAACCTCGGATGTGCGACCGGGCATCCGAGTTTTGTCATGAGCGCGAGCTTCACCAACCAGTGTCTGGCCCAGATCGCCCTTGCAACGGGTCGTTACGAGAAGCAAGTCTATACGCTTCCCAAAACGCTCGATGAAGAGGTGGCGAGGCTGCATCTCGACAAGCTCGGTGCGCACCTCAGCCGCCTGACCCAGACGCAGGCGGATTATCTGGGAGTCCCGGTAGAAGGGCCGTTCAAACCCGAGTATTATCGCTATTGA